In Vespa velutina chromosome 1, iVesVel2.1, whole genome shotgun sequence, the following proteins share a genomic window:
- the LOC124950971 gene encoding lys-63-specific deubiquitinase BRCC36-like isoform X1, with product MSSLTLQKVQLHADVYMVCLHHALSTEYFEVMGLLIGNCVKGIANISAVMILYRLDKQKDRVEISPEQLLKAAAEADRLTIELKHPMRVLGWYHSHPHITVFPSHVDIGTQATYQTMDSGFVGLIFSVFSEAKDSKEQEISLICFQSHDGISVEIPLEIVCTPELSDICLKTMTDIPKILVQEEEDTAEACRDHPDIFATIHNNAVKTRALLHITDIITRPLVLTFETRIALNKLRAAHLRKQMLELQQLCKG from the exons ATGAGTTCATTAACATTGCAAAAGGTACAATTACACGCAGATGTTTATATGGTCTGTTTGCATCATGCTTTGTCAACAGAATATTTTGAAGTAATGGGTTTACTTATTGGAAAC tGTGTTAAAGGTATAGCAAATATATCTGCTgttatgatattatatcgtttaGACAAGCAAAAAGATCGCGTTGAAATATCCCCTGAACAACTATTAAAAGCAGCTGCCGAAGCAGATCGTTTAACTATAGAATTAAAACATCCCATGCGAGTTCTTGGATGGTATCATTCCCATCCACATATTACTGTATTTCCATCTCATGTAG ACATTGGAACTCAAGCAACTTATCAAACAATGGATTCCGGTTTCGTAGGTTTGATATTTTCAGTATTTTCTGAGGCTAAGGATTCAAAG GAACaagaaatatctttgattTGTTTTCAATCTCATGATGGAATATCTGTAGAAATTCCATTAGAAATTGTATGTACCCCAGAATTATCAGACATATGTTTGAAA ACAATGACAGACATACCAAAGATTTTGGtgcaagaagaagaggatacAGCAGAAGCATGTAGAGATCATCCAGATATTTTTGCTACTATACATAATAATGCTG TCAAAACTCGCGCACTTCTTCATATCACAGATATTATTACTAGACCTTTAGTACTTACATTTGAAACAAGAATagcattaaataaattacgtGCGGCACATCTTCGAAAACAAATGTTAGAGTTACAGCAACTCTGTAAAGGTTAA
- the LOC124950971 gene encoding lys-63-specific deubiquitinase BRCC36-like isoform X2 yields the protein MSSLTLQKVQLHADVYMVCLHHALSTEYFEVMGLLIGNCVKGIANISAVMILYRLDKQKDRVEISPEQLLKAAAEADRLTIELKHPMRVLGWYHSHPHITVFPSHVDIGTQATYQTMDSGFVGLIFSVFSEAKDSKEQEISLICFQSHDGISVEIPLEIVCTPELSDICLKTMTDIPKILVQEEEDTAEACRDHPDIFATIHNNADSAERER from the exons ATGAGTTCATTAACATTGCAAAAGGTACAATTACACGCAGATGTTTATATGGTCTGTTTGCATCATGCTTTGTCAACAGAATATTTTGAAGTAATGGGTTTACTTATTGGAAAC tGTGTTAAAGGTATAGCAAATATATCTGCTgttatgatattatatcgtttaGACAAGCAAAAAGATCGCGTTGAAATATCCCCTGAACAACTATTAAAAGCAGCTGCCGAAGCAGATCGTTTAACTATAGAATTAAAACATCCCATGCGAGTTCTTGGATGGTATCATTCCCATCCACATATTACTGTATTTCCATCTCATGTAG ACATTGGAACTCAAGCAACTTATCAAACAATGGATTCCGGTTTCGTAGGTTTGATATTTTCAGTATTTTCTGAGGCTAAGGATTCAAAG GAACaagaaatatctttgattTGTTTTCAATCTCATGATGGAATATCTGTAGAAATTCCATTAGAAATTGTATGTACCCCAGAATTATCAGACATATGTTTGAAA ACAATGACAGACATACCAAAGATTTTGGtgcaagaagaagaggatacAGCAGAAGCATGTAGAGATCATCCAGATATTTTTGCTACTATACATAATAATGCTG